A portion of the Zootoca vivipara chromosome 6, rZooViv1.1, whole genome shotgun sequence genome contains these proteins:
- the NBL1 gene encoding neuroblastoma suppressor of tumorigenicity 1, with protein sequence MMLKLLVATLLPALILAAPPPISKLALFPDKSAWCEAKNITQIVGHSGCESKSIQNRACLGQCFSYSVPNTFPQSTESLVHCDSCMPALSMWEVVTLDCPSNEDIPRVDKLVEKILHCSCQACGKEQSQEGALLNVYVNGDENLPAEGPHPHPYGHHHQGEEASNHHHHEDEPKD encoded by the exons ATGATGTTGAAACTCCTGGTGGCCACCCTCCTCCCGGCCTTGATCCTGGCGGCGCCTCCGCCCATTAGCAAGCTGGCCCTCTTTCCGGACAAGAGCGCCTGGTGTGAGGCGAAGAACATCACCCAGATCGTTGGGCACAGCGGGTGCGAGTCCAAATCCATCCAGAATAG AGCCTGCTTGGGGCAGTGTTTCAGCTACAGCGTTCCCAACACCTTCCCACAGTCCACCGAGTCCCTTGTGCACTGCGACTCTTGCATGCCAGCCCTCTCCATGTGGGAAGTG GTGACATTGGACTGCCCCAGCAATGAAGACATCCCCAGGGTGGACAAATTAGTGGAGAAGATCCTTCATTGCAGCTGCCAGGCATGTGGGAAGGAGCAGAGCCAAGAGGGGGCGCTCCTCAACGTCTACGTCAACGGCGACGAGAACCTGCCGGCCGAGggtcctcacccccacccctacgGCCACCACCACCAAGGGGAAGAGGcctccaaccaccaccaccatgaagACGAGCCCAAGGACTGA